Proteins from a single region of Deltaproteobacteria bacterium:
- a CDS encoding tetratricopeptide repeat protein, translating into MNKLAKTIQSGFNRKPVFFSLLLITASLMIFYSNSFNADWHYDDFHHIRENINIRKISNIPVFFKDPSTFSRNPQTNMYRPLLMTTHAIDYQLGLLTSRNGYDVVWYHVTNFLFHVLASFALFFIVLFLFRKRIPLTGANPILIATFAALLFGLHTINTETVVYVSSRSSGMSAMFVFWAFYLYLTGTEEGTAKTWPLVFSGILYTCGLMSKEIAITLPAMLIYYEFLLNNEWMKGERFSRIIASLTTRMMPYGIGAFLYLTARHLTKGENLLKVLTSKGGTAAAPNLSSQLATQSRVWIYYIREWLWPTSLSIDKPFTVSRHFSDPKVIISLIILAAILAAVVAVRKKYPLVTFGTLWFFTALLPTSVFRLNVVMNDHRLYLPGLGATLVFTYVAARLFVRFRTDNRALFKAFTAICVATLLFMGIGTFKRNMAFATEETMWKDVILKDRKSVRGYNNLGIYYEQHKDLDKALKFYNKTIQLAPMFPNPYINIGNVYDKKKDFERAERFMKRAIQLNPKSALATYNLGNILREAGKTGEAIFAYRHALKLNPRYIEAANNMANIYFKERKYKEAIYFYGKALAIDPTFAMAYYNTGLAQENLGQKREAIKSYEKFMRYWLGDQRYIRISRKRISNLQRRQ; encoded by the coding sequence ATGAATAAGCTCGCTAAGACCATCCAGTCCGGTTTCAACCGAAAACCAGTCTTTTTTTCCCTCCTCCTGATAACCGCGTCGCTGATGATATTCTACTCCAACAGCTTCAACGCCGATTGGCATTACGATGACTTTCACCACATCAGGGAGAACATCAACATCCGCAAAATCTCCAATATCCCGGTTTTCTTCAAAGACCCATCGACATTCAGCCGGAACCCACAGACCAACATGTATCGCCCTCTTTTAATGACCACCCATGCCATCGACTACCAGCTGGGCCTTCTGACTTCCCGCAACGGGTATGATGTGGTCTGGTACCATGTCACCAACTTCCTGTTCCACGTTCTGGCATCCTTCGCCTTATTCTTCATTGTCCTGTTTCTATTCAGGAAGAGAATTCCTCTGACGGGGGCCAATCCCATTCTGATCGCGACCTTTGCCGCACTCCTTTTCGGCCTGCACACCATTAACACCGAGACTGTCGTTTACGTATCATCCCGCTCCTCGGGGATGTCGGCCATGTTCGTTTTTTGGGCCTTCTATCTGTATCTTACGGGTACTGAGGAGGGGACGGCAAAAACATGGCCTCTTGTTTTTTCCGGGATTCTTTACACCTGTGGGCTTATGTCCAAAGAGATAGCGATAACCCTGCCGGCCATGCTCATCTATTACGAATTCCTGCTCAACAATGAATGGATGAAAGGAGAGCGATTTTCCAGGATCATCGCATCACTTACAACTCGAATGATGCCCTATGGCATCGGGGCGTTTCTCTACCTGACCGCCCGCCACCTCACCAAGGGGGAAAATCTCCTCAAAGTGCTCACATCCAAAGGGGGTACGGCTGCCGCCCCCAACCTGTCGTCCCAGCTCGCCACCCAGTCCCGGGTTTGGATCTACTACATCCGGGAGTGGCTCTGGCCTACTTCGCTGAGCATAGACAAGCCTTTTACGGTCAGTCGGCATTTCTCCGATCCCAAGGTCATCATCTCCCTGATTATCCTGGCGGCGATTCTCGCCGCCGTGGTTGCGGTGAGGAAGAAATATCCCCTCGTCACCTTCGGGACCCTCTGGTTCTTCACCGCCCTCCTCCCCACCTCTGTATTCCGCCTCAACGTTGTGATGAACGATCACAGGCTCTACCTCCCCGGGCTCGGGGCAACCCTGGTTTTCACCTACGTGGCCGCAAGGCTTTTCGTCCGGTTCAGGACCGACAACCGTGCCCTTTTCAAGGCGTTTACGGCTATCTGCGTCGCTACCCTCCTCTTCATGGGCATCGGGACATTCAAACGGAACATGGCCTTTGCCACCGAGGAAACCATGTGGAAGGATGTGATCCTGAAGGACAGGAAATCCGTCCGCGGGTACAACAACCTGGGTATCTATTACGAACAGCACAAGGATCTCGACAAGGCGCTGAAATTCTATAACAAGACCATCCAGCTTGCCCCCATGTTCCCCAACCCCTATATCAACATCGGGAACGTGTACGACAAGAAAAAGGATTTTGAGAGGGCTGAAAGATTCATGAAGCGGGCTATTCAGCTCAACCCCAAATCAGCCCTGGCAACCTATAACCTGGGCAACATCCTCCGGGAGGCCGGAAAAACGGGAGAAGCCATATTCGCCTACAGGCACGCGCTGAAACTCAACCCACGCTATATCGAAGCAGCCAACAACATGGCCAATATCTACTTCAAGGAAAGGAAGTATAAGGAAGCCATTTATTTCTACGGGAAGGCACTCGCCATCGATCCGACTTTCGCCATGGCGTATTACAATACAGGACTTGCCCAGGAGAACCTGGGGCAAAAAAGAGAAGCCATCAAGAGCTATGAAAAATTCATGCGATACTGGCTGGGTGATCAAAGATACATACGCATCTCCAGGAAAAGGATATCAAATCTCCAGAGAAGACAATAA
- a CDS encoding glycosyltransferase family 4 protein: protein MHITHVFPKFKEVHGGAEPVIFNLLRCLGDQGIKNTLVTGGFPDSLGEQLDYRVELVTPPRALTPSFKNVLLAAFANLTSTAILPFFFPRQTDVVCFHTETVVPALALYKVLRRRQPAIYFCYQPPRFAYDTGAETSRSGGLVGRLVPLFAAVYRPFDRAAVKKTHSVFTFSTGYGKWIERIYGIEGVKVIPPGIQRPEKVPPLPPAIAKALEGKGPVLCFTGKLTPWKNVDRLINITGLLRRKFPDIACLVVGNGPSLGALKEQVARMDLSDNILFPGYVGPGEVFSYYDVADLFVILEQNISFGLCLVEANSSGVPAMAFKAGGPLDIIEDGKNGFLIPPDENDQEIAKRIGNILKSSETLSGMKKHSLEIAARFTWERFATRFVNLAESISHGKV from the coding sequence ATGCACATCACCCACGTCTTCCCCAAATTCAAGGAGGTTCACGGCGGAGCCGAGCCGGTGATCTTCAACCTGCTCCGGTGCCTTGGCGATCAGGGGATCAAGAACACCCTCGTCACCGGCGGTTTTCCGGACTCCCTGGGAGAGCAGCTGGACTATAGGGTGGAGTTGGTAACCCCTCCACGCGCCCTCACTCCCTCTTTTAAAAACGTGCTCCTTGCCGCCTTTGCCAACCTGACCTCTACAGCGATCCTTCCCTTTTTCTTTCCCAGACAGACTGATGTCGTGTGTTTTCACACCGAAACGGTGGTTCCGGCTCTCGCCCTTTACAAGGTCCTGCGGCGGCGGCAGCCGGCCATCTACTTTTGCTACCAGCCGCCGCGCTTCGCCTACGACACCGGCGCAGAAACCTCCCGGTCGGGGGGACTGGTGGGGCGCCTGGTACCCCTGTTCGCGGCCGTTTACCGACCCTTCGACAGGGCCGCAGTGAAAAAGACCCACTCGGTCTTCACCTTTTCCACCGGCTACGGCAAATGGATCGAGAGAATCTACGGAATCGAGGGGGTGAAAGTGATACCACCAGGCATCCAGCGGCCGGAAAAGGTTCCTCCCCTGCCTCCTGCCATCGCTAAAGCACTTGAGGGAAAAGGGCCGGTCCTCTGTTTTACCGGAAAGTTGACCCCTTGGAAGAACGTGGACAGGCTCATCAACATCACCGGACTCCTCCGAAGAAAGTTTCCGGATATCGCGTGCCTTGTCGTAGGAAACGGCCCCTCCCTGGGCGCACTGAAGGAACAGGTTGCAAGGATGGACCTTTCAGACAATATCCTGTTCCCGGGCTACGTCGGGCCTGGAGAAGTGTTTTCCTATTATGATGTGGCCGACCTTTTCGTTATTCTCGAACAGAACATCTCCTTCGGTCTGTGCCTTGTAGAGGCCAACTCCAGCGGAGTACCCGCTATGGCGTTCAAAGCCGGAGGTCCACTTGACATCATCGAGGACGGGAAAAACGGCTTCCTCATCCCTCCGGATGAAAACGACCAGGAGATCGCCAAAAGGATCGGAAATATCCTGAAATCCTCGGAGACTTTGAGCGGCATGAAGAAACACTCTCTTGAAATTGCCGCCCGGTTCACCTGGGAACGGTTCGCGACCCGTTTCGTGAATCTCGCTGAATCCATTTCCCATGGTAAGGTTTGA
- a CDS encoding redoxin domain-containing protein, whose amino-acid sequence MGLKKRSILVLSIFIVLAFFLTATGSSALADGDNAPVKVYKVGDKVEAINVQSLDGKTVNLIKELKKPTIIQFMNTACSACKAELGSLVGLKDDLNGKFDVFSVSVDLGGAASVKRYEDKWHFGVDYFLDPSFTAAPVFGFSFTPAFVVLDKSGTILMSQKGFMVSKEQQVIDGITAVLK is encoded by the coding sequence ATGGGCTTAAAGAAAAGGTCGATATTGGTGTTATCCATCTTTATTGTTCTCGCATTTTTCCTGACGGCCACTGGTTCGTCGGCTCTGGCCGATGGCGACAATGCCCCAGTGAAAGTCTACAAGGTCGGCGACAAAGTTGAGGCCATCAATGTCCAAAGCCTCGACGGCAAGACGGTCAACCTGATTAAGGAGTTAAAGAAGCCTACCATCATACAGTTCATGAACACGGCCTGCTCGGCCTGCAAGGCGGAGCTCGGGTCCCTCGTTGGTCTTAAGGACGACCTGAATGGGAAATTTGATGTTTTCTCTGTTTCGGTTGATCTTGGCGGCGCAGCTTCAGTGAAGCGCTACGAGGATAAGTGGCATTTTGGGGTCGATTACTTCCTTGACCCATCCTTTACCGCCGCCCCCGTTTTTGGCTTCTCCTTTACCCCCGCGTTTGTCGTGCTGGATAAAAGCGGGACTATCCTCATGTCACAGAAAGGATTCATGGTTTCCAAAGAACAGCAGGTGATTGACGGTATCACAGCAGTACTGAAGTAG
- a CDS encoding tetratricopeptide repeat protein, translating into MKRGSVKTSSHYPFMAILAIVIIVSAVYSNSFTGSWHYDDFHHIKQNLSVRKISNLPLFFYDPSTFSGDPSARMYRPLLMASYAVNYQLAQIISGDGYAVSEYHILNFLFHLLATMGVFLIVFFLLQRNTTINPLPAAIFSGLLFGLHPVNAETVVYISARSSGLATMFAFFAFYIYARETARTPVRFTPLVMSAFLYLCGLMTKEIVIVLPVLILYYELLLNRAWMKAQPPLEVIKILMGRLLPFLLASGSYLWIRHIVLGENLYATLTSRGGSAAAPDFTSQLATQAKVWVIYIREILWPTSLSIDKSLTVSRHFSDPTVILSLIILSVIIAVAIGIRKKHPLVTFGTLWFFTALLPTSLFRLNVAMNDHRLYLGSLGAVLVATQVPSFLFRKNRSENGAIIKVFYAICLAILILLGTNTFHRNMVFATDETLWKDVLKNNPDSLRANQALGYFYWQDWRLRESYIFFKKALALGPEKPETHINMAAVLKDLGKTQAALEELKTAVRLSPNDPDVHFNLARLYRFMGDRGAALTEYRQTLLLNPRHSLAMSELRKLSGTGIP; encoded by the coding sequence ATGAAACGCGGCTCGGTCAAGACCTCATCTCATTATCCATTCATGGCCATCCTCGCCATTGTCATTATCGTGTCGGCCGTTTATTCCAACAGTTTTACCGGAAGCTGGCATTACGACGATTTTCACCATATAAAACAGAACTTGAGCGTCCGAAAAATATCAAACCTGCCTCTGTTTTTTTATGATCCATCTACATTCAGCGGGGACCCATCAGCCAGGATGTATCGGCCTCTGCTAATGGCATCGTACGCGGTCAATTATCAGTTAGCGCAAATAATTTCCGGGGACGGTTACGCCGTATCCGAATATCACATCCTTAACTTTCTGTTTCATCTCCTGGCGACCATGGGAGTCTTCCTGATTGTCTTTTTTCTTCTTCAAAGGAATACGACCATCAATCCACTTCCGGCAGCGATATTCAGTGGACTCCTGTTTGGCCTCCACCCGGTGAATGCCGAGACGGTGGTATACATCTCCGCCCGATCCTCAGGCCTGGCCACGATGTTCGCTTTCTTCGCTTTCTACATATATGCCCGGGAGACGGCACGTACTCCCGTCCGATTTACACCGCTGGTCATGTCGGCTTTTCTCTATCTTTGCGGTCTTATGACCAAAGAGATCGTTATAGTTCTTCCCGTGTTGATTCTCTACTACGAATTGCTCCTTAACCGGGCCTGGATGAAGGCGCAGCCCCCACTGGAGGTTATCAAGATCCTCATGGGCCGGCTTCTTCCCTTCCTGCTGGCCAGTGGGAGCTACCTGTGGATTCGTCATATCGTGCTGGGCGAAAATCTATACGCTACTTTGACATCCAGGGGCGGTTCTGCCGCCGCGCCCGATTTCACCTCGCAGTTGGCAACACAGGCGAAAGTCTGGGTTATCTATATTCGTGAGATTCTCTGGCCCACTTCTTTGAGCATAGACAAGTCCTTGACAGTGAGCCGGCATTTTTCCGACCCCACGGTCATCCTTTCCCTGATTATCCTATCGGTAATTATCGCGGTTGCGATTGGGATACGAAAGAAACATCCCTTGGTCACCTTTGGAACCCTCTGGTTCTTCACCGCCCTTCTCCCCACATCCCTTTTCCGTCTCAACGTCGCGATGAACGATCATCGACTCTACCTCGGAAGCCTGGGAGCGGTGCTGGTTGCCACCCAGGTTCCAAGTTTTCTGTTTAGAAAAAACAGGTCAGAAAATGGTGCCATAATCAAGGTTTTTTACGCTATTTGCCTGGCAATTCTCATACTCCTGGGAACGAACACGTTCCATCGGAACATGGTGTTCGCCACGGATGAAACGTTGTGGAAAGATGTATTGAAAAACAACCCGGATTCACTCAGGGCAAACCAGGCATTGGGCTACTTCTATTGGCAGGATTGGCGATTGCGAGAAAGCTACATCTTCTTTAAAAAGGCGCTTGCGTTGGGACCTGAGAAACCGGAAACCCATATAAATATGGCAGCAGTCCTCAAGGATTTGGGCAAAACACAGGCAGCCTTGGAGGAGTTGAAAACGGCCGTACGCCTCTCCCCCAATGACCCCGATGTCCACTTCAACCTTGCCAGGCTTTATCGTTTCATGGGGGACAGGGGTGCAGCGCTGACAGAATACCGGCAAACCCTCCTGTTGAACCCCAGACACAGTCTGGCGATGTCGGAACTCAGAAAACTGTCAGGAACCGGTATCCCCTGA
- a CDS encoding DUF354 domain-containing protein, with translation MKVLLDILHPAHVHFFRNAISELESGGHEVIVTARDKDLTLRLLDLYRITYNCISSEAGTKTGLAKELISRNWKMARIIRRGKPDVIASIGGISTAQAGFLTRTRNYIFYDTENATLSNLISYPFATEVVTPECYQGKVRGHHTTYPGYHELAYLHPDRFKANPAILLEHGVNPGEPYSVVRFVSWKALHDVKAKGFSVEEKVRLTRVLEKYGKVYITSESPLPEEFDRFRLPIPPHQVHHLLAFARLFIGESATMASESCILGTPFIYLDKVGRGYTNEQDNRYGLGFNFRPWEAPDAISKAEEVLSGNMKNNPRLYKAVARMLDEKIDVTKFIVGKLLGENSARE, from the coding sequence GTGAAAGTTCTGCTCGATATCCTCCACCCCGCCCACGTCCATTTTTTCCGGAACGCTATCAGCGAACTGGAATCGGGCGGCCATGAGGTCATCGTTACCGCCCGTGACAAGGATCTTACCCTGCGGCTGCTGGACCTTTACAGGATCACCTATAACTGCATCAGCAGCGAGGCCGGCACAAAGACCGGCCTTGCAAAGGAACTTATCTCCAGGAACTGGAAAATGGCGAGGATCATCCGCAGGGGAAAACCGGACGTAATAGCCAGCATCGGCGGGATTTCCACTGCCCAGGCTGGGTTCCTCACCAGGACACGAAACTACATCTTTTACGATACGGAGAACGCGACATTATCCAATCTTATCTCCTATCCATTCGCCACAGAGGTTGTAACCCCCGAATGCTACCAAGGAAAGGTCAGGGGTCACCACACAACCTATCCCGGCTACCATGAACTTGCCTATCTGCATCCCGACCGGTTCAAAGCGAACCCGGCCATTCTCCTTGAACACGGCGTGAACCCAGGTGAACCCTATTCGGTCGTTCGCTTCGTATCCTGGAAAGCCCTTCACGATGTGAAGGCGAAAGGGTTCTCGGTCGAAGAAAAAGTGCGCCTGACCAGGGTTCTGGAAAAGTATGGCAAGGTCTATATCACAAGCGAATCGCCCCTGCCGGAGGAGTTCGATCGCTTCAGACTTCCCATACCGCCTCACCAGGTTCACCACCTTCTGGCCTTCGCCAGGCTTTTCATCGGTGAGAGCGCGACCATGGCATCCGAAAGCTGTATCCTAGGGACACCATTCATCTATCTGGACAAGGTGGGCCGGGGGTATACCAACGAACAGGATAACCGTTACGGGCTGGGTTTCAATTTCCGCCCGTGGGAAGCGCCGGATGCTATTTCAAAGGCGGAGGAGGTGTTGTCAGGCAACATGAAAAATAATCCCAGGCTCTATAAAGCGGTTGCCCGAATGCTGGATGAGAAAATTGACGTCACAAAATTCATCGTGGGTAAGCTCCTTGGAGAAAATTCGGCCCGCGAGTGA
- a CDS encoding NAD-dependent epimerase/dehydratase family protein: MKVLVTGGCGFIGSHVCEFYRNMEWDVVSYDSMTKFELSKTGYDLDLVRNFNWDYLEKIGVKRVKKDIRDLDDLLAEADGCDFIVHTAAQPAMTLSMEEPWLDLTTNLIGTYNVLETARQIKVPVVNCSSIHVYGTGINETIREEETRYIRTPAGIAEDHELMTGNITPLHASKMAAEHYVRMFTDTFGVRAATFRLTGLYGTRQFGGEDHGWVANFTIKAAIGRPVTVFNTGKQLRDILFAPDVCHAFHSFYENPVPGTYNIGGGEKTMISLIECIEYLGELAGGPVEVHFGGERFGDLYYFVCNSSKAKKTLGWEAQTEPRDGIKALYDWAVENRRVFGA; encoded by the coding sequence ATGAAAGTTCTTGTGACAGGAGGGTGCGGCTTCATCGGATCCCATGTGTGCGAGTTTTACAGAAACATGGAATGGGATGTGGTTTCTTACGACAGCATGACCAAGTTCGAACTTAGCAAAACCGGTTACGACCTCGATCTGGTCAGGAACTTCAACTGGGATTACCTGGAAAAGATCGGGGTCAAGAGGGTCAAAAAGGACATACGGGACCTCGACGACCTCCTGGCAGAGGCGGACGGCTGCGATTTCATTGTTCATACGGCAGCCCAACCGGCCATGACCCTGTCCATGGAAGAGCCATGGCTGGACCTCACGACGAACCTGATCGGCACCTACAACGTCCTGGAAACAGCACGGCAGATCAAGGTCCCTGTGGTGAACTGCAGCTCCATCCATGTCTACGGAACGGGCATCAACGAAACCATAAGGGAAGAGGAAACACGATACATCCGGACTCCCGCCGGGATCGCGGAGGATCATGAACTCATGACGGGGAATATCACCCCCTTGCACGCCTCCAAGATGGCGGCGGAACACTATGTCAGGATGTTCACCGACACTTTCGGGGTCAGAGCCGCGACATTTCGCCTGACGGGTCTTTACGGAACCAGGCAGTTCGGCGGCGAAGACCACGGGTGGGTGGCCAACTTCACAATCAAAGCCGCCATCGGACGACCCGTGACGGTCTTTAACACAGGCAAGCAGCTTCGCGACATCCTGTTCGCCCCGGATGTCTGCCACGCTTTTCATTCCTTTTACGAAAACCCCGTGCCCGGGACGTACAACATCGGCGGCGGCGAGAAGACCATGATTTCCCTTATCGAGTGCATCGAGTACCTTGGGGAACTTGCCGGCGGGCCTGTCGAGGTCCACTTCGGAGGGGAGCGTTTCGGCGACCTTTACTACTTCGTATGCAACTCTTCCAAGGCCAAAAAAACCCTCGGGTGGGAGGCGCAGACGGAACCGAGGGACGGGATCAAGGCTCTTTACGACTGGGCGGTGGAAAACCGGCGGGTTTTCGGAGCCTGA
- a CDS encoding NTP transferase domain-containing protein, with translation MKALILAGGRGKRLNERSSDLNKCMLPMNGRPLISYSLNNAVRAGVSEIVIVVGYRAEDIINEFGNEYNGTRIRYAIQHERKGLVHAIETAREAIDGHDFMTFLGDEVMVGPRHSEMIRYFGTEGCFVTCGVIHAKDTSEISRTYAVIQDDGDTVFRLIEKPRRPLNSTQGTGNCIFRNAIFDYIEETPISQKRGEKELVDMIQCAIDDGQTVKTFNIGSEYFNINIEEDIERFEKLLRDAGRRES, from the coding sequence ATAAAGGCGCTTATCCTGGCTGGAGGAAGAGGGAAGAGGCTCAACGAGAGATCTTCGGATCTCAACAAGTGCATGCTGCCCATGAACGGACGGCCCCTTATTTCCTACAGTCTGAACAACGCCGTCCGGGCAGGTGTAAGTGAAATCGTCATCGTGGTAGGCTACCGTGCCGAAGATATCATCAACGAGTTCGGCAATGAATATAACGGCACCCGTATCCGATACGCCATTCAACATGAGCGCAAAGGTCTCGTCCACGCTATCGAAACTGCGCGGGAGGCCATCGATGGGCACGATTTCATGACCTTCCTTGGAGACGAGGTCATGGTGGGCCCTCGACACTCGGAGATGATCAGGTACTTCGGAACGGAAGGGTGTTTTGTGACCTGCGGGGTTATCCATGCAAAGGACACATCGGAGATATCCAGGACCTACGCCGTCATCCAGGATGACGGCGACACCGTGTTCCGACTCATAGAAAAGCCCAGGCGGCCCTTAAACAGCACCCAGGGAACCGGTAACTGTATCTTTCGCAACGCCATCTTCGACTATATAGAAGAGACCCCCATCAGCCAGAAACGCGGCGAAAAGGAACTGGTGGATATGATCCAGTGCGCCATCGACGACGGACAGACGGTCAAGACATTCAACATCGGATCGGAGTACTTCAACATCAACATCGAGGAAGATATCGAGAGGTTCGAAAAGCTTCTCCGGGATGCTGGAAGGAGAGAATCATGA
- a CDS encoding flippase-like domain-containing protein: MNRRWVQIVGFVIICGATLLYILLFRDQTQLLKNVRISRLWLLLTASFVMVVTTGLTNALLVKILGVRLTTFEYSSLSFLTTFANYFGPLRAGAAVRATYLRMVKGLPISAYAGVMVANSLILFFVSGITGLSLLLAGYYYYGLISPELVLACLIFTGFAVAAKIVRLPSFKREGRIYNMFRLAATGLDTIRSQHLGLTEVILSILLQYIVAAFVIYAAYHAMGISIPLLPAFIIGVFNAMSGYLSITPNNLGLQEAAIGYLGMITGLGLNESLLAAALIRGGQVAVVFLLTPACWFWLLRPAGINIMGKAPDPHGDPS; the protein is encoded by the coding sequence ATGAACCGTCGATGGGTCCAGATCGTCGGCTTTGTGATTATCTGCGGAGCGACCCTGCTCTACATCCTGTTATTCAGGGACCAGACCCAACTCCTGAAAAATGTCAGGATCAGCCGCCTGTGGCTCCTGTTGACAGCCTCCTTTGTCATGGTGGTTACAACGGGGCTTACCAACGCCCTTCTCGTCAAGATCCTCGGTGTGCGGCTTACCACCTTCGAGTACTCCAGCCTGTCTTTTCTCACCACCTTTGCCAACTATTTCGGCCCGTTAAGGGCCGGGGCCGCAGTCCGAGCCACATACCTCAGGATGGTCAAGGGACTCCCCATCTCTGCCTACGCCGGCGTCATGGTAGCGAACTCCCTGATCCTGTTCTTCGTCTCGGGGATCACGGGGCTTAGTCTGCTTCTGGCGGGCTATTACTACTACGGGTTGATATCCCCGGAACTGGTTCTGGCCTGTCTGATCTTTACCGGATTTGCCGTCGCCGCCAAAATCGTGCGTTTACCATCCTTCAAGCGAGAGGGGCGAATTTACAACATGTTCCGGCTCGCCGCGACAGGACTCGACACCATCAGATCCCAGCACCTGGGCCTCACGGAAGTCATTTTATCTATCCTCCTTCAGTACATTGTCGCCGCATTTGTCATTTACGCCGCTTACCACGCGATGGGAATCAGTATCCCTTTACTGCCGGCCTTTATCATCGGCGTTTTCAACGCCATGTCCGGTTACCTTTCCATCACACCCAACAACCTTGGACTCCAGGAGGCCGCTATCGGGTACCTTGGCATGATAACCGGGCTCGGCCTTAACGAAAGTCTCCTGGCTGCAGCGCTCATACGGGGAGGGCAGGTGGCGGTTGTGTTTCTGCTCACTCCGGCCTGCTGGTTCTGGCTTCTAAGACCGGCGGGGATAAACATCATGGGCAAAGCCCCGGATCCCCATGGAGATCCGTCGTGA
- a CDS encoding class I SAM-dependent methyltransferase, with protein sequence MIGREQRFHPSYSALEKAYISLLGVPVVGLRIRARNIMNLLPPDLNPTSVLDAGSGPGVITFLLAKKYPEAKILGIDTVPGEIEACRKIAGAAVMQNTDFEVADIQNFSYENRFDLVVCVDILEHIEDDAHALKKLHGALNPGGVLLLHVPSKYRRYPVFRRSLNLDVPTHVRRGYQLDAISRMARETDFEVLDYGYTYGFLETLANNISYVITKARKKNKEIYAIAFPLLNLISWLGRYSRPQDLGAGIFMICKKRSSYYNITKEIEDV encoded by the coding sequence ATGATCGGGCGTGAACAGCGCTTCCACCCATCTTATTCGGCGCTGGAAAAGGCCTACATATCTCTTCTCGGGGTTCCGGTGGTGGGACTCAGGATACGCGCCCGTAACATCATGAACCTTCTTCCCCCTGACTTGAATCCGACAAGCGTGTTGGATGCGGGAAGCGGGCCGGGAGTCATAACCTTCCTCCTGGCTAAAAAGTACCCGGAAGCAAAGATACTTGGGATAGACACGGTTCCCGGGGAGATCGAGGCGTGCCGGAAGATAGCCGGCGCCGCGGTCATGCAGAACACAGATTTCGAGGTTGCCGACATCCAGAACTTTTCTTATGAGAACAGGTTTGATCTTGTGGTGTGCGTCGATATCCTGGAACATATCGAGGACGACGCACATGCCCTTAAAAAACTCCATGGCGCCCTTAATCCAGGGGGGGTGCTTCTGCTCCATGTTCCCTCGAAATACAGGAGATATCCGGTTTTCCGAAGAAGCCTGAACCTGGATGTTCCTACACATGTCCGCCGTGGTTATCAACTTGATGCTATCTCGAGGATGGCCCGAGAGACCGATTTTGAGGTGTTGGACTATGGATACACCTACGGATTCCTTGAGACACTGGCAAACAACATCAGCTATGTAATCACAAAGGCGCGGAAAAAGAATAAAGAAATCTATGCGATTGCGTTTCCCTTGTTGAACCTTATCAGCTGGCTCGGCAGATACTCCAGGCCTCAAGATCTTGGGGCGGGCATCTTTATGATCTGCAAAAAAAGATCAAGCTACTACAACATAACCAAGGAGATCGAAGATGTCTGA